A portion of the Blastopirellula sediminis genome contains these proteins:
- a CDS encoding tetratricopeptide repeat protein, translating into MTLSARNLSLLSLLVAAIVGCGPPDAHRAAETAYSNGEFEKAIELYTEAAKTSNNPAIYGNRGNCYSILGDIDAALKDYATAIDIATKATGDPNDPLLAYFYYNRGYACEIAGRYDLAVADYEQTIALDPAYPDAKNNLAWLLATCPVKKTRNPKRAIEVATLDCQSSDWKNGFSIDTLAAAYAAAGNFPQAIERQEQAIQLVEDKDARQELEQRLELYRNKKPFVEAPSDKQPK; encoded by the coding sequence ATGACACTTTCTGCAAGAAACCTGTCGCTCCTTTCCTTGTTAGTAGCCGCCATTGTCGGTTGCGGACCGCCGGACGCACATCGCGCGGCGGAGACCGCCTACAGCAATGGCGAATTTGAAAAAGCGATTGAGCTCTATACGGAAGCTGCCAAGACTTCCAACAATCCAGCGATTTACGGAAATCGGGGAAACTGTTACTCGATCCTTGGCGACATCGACGCAGCGCTAAAGGACTACGCGACCGCGATCGACATCGCGACCAAAGCGACCGGCGATCCCAATGATCCGCTCCTCGCGTATTTCTACTACAATCGCGGCTACGCTTGCGAAATCGCGGGAAGATATGACCTCGCCGTCGCGGATTACGAACAGACGATCGCCCTCGATCCCGCTTATCCAGACGCGAAAAACAACCTTGCCTGGCTGCTGGCGACTTGCCCGGTCAAGAAAACCCGCAACCCCAAACGCGCGATTGAAGTCGCTACGCTCGACTGCCAATCCAGCGATTGGAAAAATGGATTTTCGATCGACACGCTGGCCGCCGCCTACGCTGCCGCCGGCAACTTTCCCCAAGCGATCGAGCGCCAAGAACAAGCGATCCAACTTGTCGAAGACAAGGATGCACGCCAGGAACTGGAGCAACGTCTCGAGTTGTATCGAAACAAGAAACCTTTCGTAGAAGCTCCCTCGGACAAACAGCCAAAGTAG